TATATGTTCACTAACAAAATCCATCCTCATACGTTCCAATCTGAAAACTCAACAACCAATAAACATGGAGACGTTGACAGTAACAGTATCCCTCAACAGTGACAATCTTAACGTACATCAACAATACTATAGTAGTATATATACACTtccaaatttttattaaatcttattttccttatattaatataaaatctttaaaaaatatttcattcatttatacTTTATCTTTACCACAACGGATaaatcattaaatatatttaatttttattataattatttttaaatttatatttttaaatgattgtgATATCTTTTATGAATCGTTGTAATAtcttgaaaataaataattgtgatattTTAATATGACTATGAATGATTGTGATATCTTATATatgacaattaatttttttttgaaaaacccTCTATTATAGATTTGAATTGTATGCAATCAAAATTATGTGATTAAAGTATTTCGGATCATTCTATTAAAATTAGATAGTctaaattttaaagttattttaattatttttattaaatattaaatttgactttaaaatttatacagTGCAATCTTAATCGAACAATTAGAATGTGCCAATGACAAATTGCATTCAGTTTTGACAGCATGTAACTCATATCCCTATATTGCCCCTCTTTGATACTAGGAAAAGGAAAGTGTTATTTGAACaataattatacatatattagattaagtttttatttgattttatgaaatatagAGGGATGAggttttagttttatattattgtttttttcaattaactaagttataaatgatatattttgtactgtggaaaaatataatatcaaattattttacgtTGAAATAACCTATATATTGATTAAGAGGTGAAAAGAAggtccatatatatatatacatgccCTTGCAACTATGAATGAGGTATCAATATCACATATGTACGTGTGTCGACCCATAATAAATCATAGGGCCATAGTAATATAATTGTGGGCACGGtgcataattttaattttagagaggttaaaattaatatcgaaggtgtaaaattgattttgatatttttaaattttttaaaatatgtttataaaattaattttaatttaaagctATGATTAATAGCTtatgaattcaaatataatttttacattaaaatttattatgaaactcatttttatttaaatatatttaaacataaatcactTTACATTGAACtcacttttaactaaaattaattttataaaatcaattataatcaCCATATATCCATATATCCATTTACTAAAATACACCTAAACATAACTTGATGAATTGGATTTGGTGTATGTCTTTAATTGGAAAATATGAATAACTTTATAACTAATTCCTGAAATGGAAAAAAGACTACAAAAACTTATTATCAGAAATTTGGGCGAATAAGGTTCCTTCTCAAATTTTTAGAAATTCTCTCTCCATACTTTAAGACAGGGTAAGTTGCTCCATACATGCACCAAAATTATCTGACACAATTTATTCTCTATTTTTCTCACTACCTACCCACCCTTTTATCTACTAAGAATGTAAGTAGGTGGTTtggttatttgtttttttattctttccTTCTATTGGATTTCAGAAACCGACCCAATACCCATTTACCATCCCAATTTCCAAAATACAGGGGATTCAGTAGTAGTATTTTGTTTTGCTACATGTCACTTCATAATTTTGAGGGATGATATGTTAAGGGATGTTCATTGGATAGATAAAATCACGTAGTATATTTATAAGTAGGTCAGTCTTTATTTTACTAATCATTATCACTTCCCTCTGCCATTATTACAAATCTAAATTCtaaaatggattaatattttaaatttatatgaaatagTAACAATGACTAATATCGTTTCTTAAAAGATGAAGCTTATAATAATCTTTGATTGTTGTGCAGATCAGTGAGACAAGCTAGTTCGACAAAAACAAATGAAAGCTAGTTGAGTTAATTTGTTAATTCTATTCATTTTCTTcgttgttttgtttcttttaactAATCTCAATCAGATCAATATCTTGTTAGGAAAAACACCATAAACTTCTATTTCGAATCAAATGTTGTTCCACTATAGACCACCAAAAGTGATCAACCATGAAATTTGTCATTGGTGCGATGAGAAAATTTGGACTTGTCAAATGGTTTCTGTTTTGTTATCTTAACCAATGTTgttatataaaatgaatttgaacaacatttttttttgacaGAACAGTTTTCTTCACATAACGtacattattttcaaaagattatATAACGCATTGCTCAATATATTTGACACTAATTAGTAATTAGACCTAAAATTTCTTCTGTGTAAGAGTTTTCACATAAATATCAAACATAAGTCCCTACCTACTATCTAACTATATACTATCCTACTATTGAGATAAGATGTTGATGGATCAAAAGATTAAGACCAAATTCAATTTAAAGGATATACTTTGTTTGTGGAAAAAAATAGACTATCATTTGTAAGGTCGTGCACTATTTAATTAGGTTTCTAACTAAAAATCATCATagatataaatttaatgtaaCTTTATATAGTAAAGTGAGacttaaatatcaattaaaacatCAACAATAATCAATCGATGgttaaaaatttaggtcacCTCATCATTAGGAATGAGATGTAGTATAATCTCgatatatttgtttgaaaaaaaaaatgaaaatatgattaTAGGATGAAAATAATCATAAACTTCTACTTGTTAATCAACGTGACGAATCTatcaaattttaacattttcaaaacaacaaaagAGAAAGTAgtattgaaaattatttgatccTTCTAGaattttataactgttttttttttttccaagaaGGAATCATCTTCTTTAAGTAGGATTGCATGAACCTTATTTATAGTAGCTAAAAGATatagtaattattaattaataattaaaggaATAAAAAATATCACCACGCAGAATAAAATCGAAGCTAAAAGCAAATGCTATTCACAACGATGAAACAACACTCACAAGTCAACATTTTATGTACAACTGCATTGACTAAAATGCCCTTACCCATTGCGATTAACAAATTTCAACTCAACGTGCATCCACTATAACTCGAGTCGAGAGAACATGTTGCTGAATAACAGTGGAAAatcatcatttaaaaaaaaaaaaacgaaacctcacacaaaataaaagaactaaaaaacaaaatgaatctCCCAATATAAAAGTAAAGAGGGAGTCACACTTTCAACTTTCATAAGACTTTCAAATTCCAATcccctttttttttccttacgGTATTTAAAATTTGCGGTGAAAAGTGGGCCATGCTAATGTGACTTACCGTCACCGTCACGGTACTTCTCTTCGGTGATAGACGCAAGCTTCTGAAGATTAAGCTTCACAACGGTATCGGCAAAAAGACGCGTGTCCTCTTCCGTGTTACCTTCAGGAACATCAACTATATAAGATTCCAAAACAACGGTCCAGATCTCACCGTCACCGTTATCATAACCGTGAACGGAAGTAACGGAACGGTAATTTCTCAGACGGTGTTCGCCGCCGGTGATGCTAAATCCGGTGACACGTCGGTCTTCATCGAGAAGGTCAAGTCTCTCGGTGCTAGTTGCCGCCGGGAGACCGGATATGACATTGACGTCTCTGGTGCAACCGACGGTCATTTGAAAACCGTCTTTGACGGCGCAGCTTTTGATGAAGTGTTTGTAAATTTGTGGTTTGTCGAAGCGGCGTACGACGGACCAAACGGTTTCTGGCGGCGCGTGGATACGTTGAGCGAGTAGGGAGGAGCATTGGCCGGAGGTTATGAGGTAGGTGTGGTGTTCGGTGATGGAAGGTATGAGTGAGTCGATTTCGTGTTGATTTAGACCTGATGGAACTGTTAGATGGTGTTGCGTGTGGTGCTTTTCGTCGGAATCTTGGTCGGAGGTGGAGACGGTGGAGGTATCGGCTTTCTCCATCGAAAGGAGAGAGAAAGCGagtgtgtgtgtgagagagagagagagagagagagagagggtgTGGGTAGTGGTGGAATTTCACGTTTGAAACTCTGTTTTTTCTTGGGTTAGCTTAgctatatatagaaaaataattcgATATGCCtaaagtattattatatttttggttcGTCTTATCTATATAATAATGTCAAGAAAATGGTTAGAAACTAACCGTAAGAATCTAGTATCTCTCCAGTTAACATTATATGTGATTTAagaattttttcttgaaaaaatagTAACACGgataaacaattttataagtGAAGCaactattaaaatatcaattatttttcataaatttattatgatAAATAAAGCAACTTAGAATTAGAAGTGATGTGTACTTTTTTTTACTTGATTTTTCAGTTTACGGATGTCTCGATGATTTGAAGTTtgaccaaaaaaataataatatttagttattgaTCGTTTCAgttaagatttaattttttaaataatttatcttttattaaattgaatctTGTTATTAAATACTTGAGATTAATCACCACTgtaatgttaaaatatttatttgatgacaaaattaagagaaaaattaataatttatatgaatgtattaaaattagttattaaCCATGTATTAAGTATATGAATGTattaaaattagttattaaCCATGTATTAAGTTATGATTGCATGCATTCTCTTTTACATTTTGTCTTTGTTATTGTACTATATGTGAATGATAATCAAGGTGTATTTGAATTGCTTGTGAACCGATTATTGTGTGTGATTGTTTCAATTGTCTAAAAGTTAATACATGCATTATATCTGCTTCTTTTGCATATTAGAAGATTAGAGAATCAATGAGTTAATTCCTTGATAATTGAGGTAGAAAGTCTAAGAATGAGATGTAGGTACTAATGTGTTCTTACTAACATGTGTGCATTATGTTGTTATTAATGATTTGTTAACTTGACATGCAGTAAGCTTTTGCAATCTAAATTACATTCTTCTTTTTGAAGTTGTGTTAGTTGATTGTGTGTTGTGTGCTTGTTTATTTGCAAAGCCCAAAGCCTTCAAGTATTAGTTCTTAACTATCACCGAAGAGGTTACctctaatttttcaatttttagtaCTTATGTGTATTGTTGATTTCATTGTTTTATTCTACATTACACTTTACTTGTATTTATGTGAAATGATATGTGGTTGTGTGTACAATGACTTTTCCATTAGGTTACTTCAACCCTAGCCACCATTTTATTGATGGTGGTAATTATTTCATAACATTTTCTTCTCCACGAGGAGTATAAATATTGACAATCATGATATGTGCACACATCTAAATTAATCTTATTTCATCATATGATTATATGCTATAATTTGTATCTATGAATACtctattaaaatatttcattaaaaacatattttgtatgatatttataatagatatgattcattaaaataaataatatttttaatgataaaagaAATAGATTGATTGATCACACATCTTTTTGTACGATTTTTATAACTAATcactttttgtttataattcattttagaCATAGTATTTTATAGATTTCGACCCTTGAGCTTTGTGTCGAGTTAGTTGGCTAAATCTTTTAGACATAGTCCTTATATCTCATAATAATCGACTTATTTGGTCAAGGGTCATAAGTAGTCTGATGTTTGAAGTAATAAGATATCACAAGTTTAACTCTCCctctaataaaaattaacaactaactactaacatattaattattaaaaagaaaaagacttATTTCCTCATTtaacacaaattaataaaagtGAACACTCTAGTACCTTGAGTTTAGTTGGGAATGATACCAACATCTAATCATTTCATgtcatattatttttcatattttgattttgaatttcttTTGTCTTCAAACTACTAGTACTCAATTAAATCTCAAAGTATCAgataatttacttaaaaatgtaTCAATTgaaaaagagatagaaaaaaatatatttttatcaaattatttttattaaatattaatatatttacaattattataaataatataaataaaatataagatattaaattaattttaatattaatgtatgtagtattaattatatcacataattcataaaaataaactaatgtaactttaaaattttaaaaagtcaattattttaagataatttttataaaaataggcCAATTATTTTTGAACAGCGAAAATAGTATAAAGTTTAAAAACTAAGATAAAAAATGCGATGGATAAAGTATTTTGTACATTGCATTCATTTAATGGTAGAGTCAAAGGGAGCAATTATGATTTCTTTAGGACAAGTTGAATTAATAAAGTATTGGATATTACGGAAACATCCAAAGTCAACTGGTCAAAGGAAAGTTCCTTTATACATCTAACTAAGATAAGTAAAACCACGATTAACTCAATTTCTTAGATTAATTACTGTTTAATGCTTCAACTTGATGTGGAACTTTAGGCTTACGAGAATATATTCGGGATGAAATTATAATGCatcaatttttgtaaaattatttttcttatattttattttagaaagaatattttaactttttaaataaccgcacaattattttaatttttatataaaaaaaaaacagaaatacATGCAAGTTATGGATGATATGGTTGTATATCGGTAActtaaatatgtttaatattctaattaagttgataaagtgaatgatttaatcataattttaatgaatattgtgtaaaaaaacaaaattaaattgacTAAAAGGACATTAGTATTAGTAGTAGTATTAAATGGAGGAATCAATGTATCACTatgttcaattaaaaaatatatcattaatataacttttcatgaaaataattttattggaGATCTAAATTTAAGTTCACtatattataaaagtttaaaattagtTGGTAGCTCATATCACTTCACATAAATACAAAGTATActgaaattttgaatattaattaaactgaaattattatcaatgattaatttcattttatttaaaattaattatattaattaactaatgGTACATAAATTAATCCACAAGAATCAGatgataacattttttattgaaaataaactGAAATTAATCATTGAACAGAATATATTGTTGGACCAATTCAGCAAGTTCACGATTATTATTGTTCTTATTTGGtccataaattaataatttaaaatttgattggGGTCACCTAAAGAGAACAAAAGATGTTAATGGCATAACCAGAAACTGTATGGATTTTTTGATTCAATAGTTATGATGTGAAAACTtccttttaaaatttcattttctcatTAGATTAATGTTTGAAACTTTTAGTGTAGTTTAGTGGTTGTATTATGAGGTCATCTAAATTAGACAAATTACGTCCACAAgttattcaatataaaaaaagaaaaaaagaaaaaggagtTTAAAAGTGGCGTAGTTTCcttttcctttaaaaaaaatattggatgtCCCATCATTCCACGGATTTTCCAGCTAAGCATATGACTTATAATCTATCTAATTTCtgactttaattttaattttctgtcCATTTACTTTCTGTTTCTTGTTTTGTTTTCATAGtatatctttaattaatatCATGCAAGTTCATAGGATAGATATATTTGATATGAAGAGTGCAAATTTAAATATGGATTatccactttttttttataattaatgtgTGTGAGTTTTACtgttagaatttttaaaagtcgaataaaaatatttttatatttaattaacattagaatattgatataatatttttcatttacaatttttcgaacatatatttaataatttttagaaattttaaaaacatcaaaacactgtttttttattttaaaaaaattattaatttgttttattcttttttatgtcacaattatttattatatgagtCTTTTGTCTATCttgtaattaataatataaaataaatacaaattttaaaaattttaaaaagtaagcAGCTCcttaaattttcatatttattattttaattttttatttattttgtaattaaataaaattctattacatttttttagttgactattattattattaagatttAATATATGAtctaattaattcatttttactaTTAAGATCTAATGTATACGtaacttttaaaagtaaatatttgGTGCGAGACGTGATTGATCTCATAGTGATGAGTAGATAACATATcatctaataaattttaaataaactataatATTATCTTAGAACTTGATTAAGAGtatcatgataaaaaaaaaaaaaaaagtatacaaCATTTTAAGTTTAGTTGGGAATAGACCTCTATGTAACTATGTTCATTTTTTCATATTGAATGTCAACCCCTAATATATTAAAGGAGATATAAAATGCTTAGAAAGATCAATCAAATTATTTCTTGACAAGGGTTAATTAGTTATATGCAAAGTTAATAAATActtgaataattaatatttcatgtataatcaattataattttttttacagaataATCAACTATAATCTAATCAATCAAATATCTTATTTCCACACattcttctatatatatacaAGCGATGAGATCTATGGCATCCCTCATCCAATAATTCagcttaaataattaaaaataataggtTGTCTGAATCTGGAAGAAAATGTGAGTGTTACACATTTCATGATTTCACATGGCTCTCTGTCTCTTATAAACTTTGATGGTTCATTTCCCCAAACACACTAAAGCTAACATATAAACTTACTATATATAGAATTAAATAGTACCACTAATAGTACCATTAAATCCACCCAAATTCAATCTCACATACTTTATTAAGTAAT
This region of Cicer arietinum cultivar CDC Frontier isolate Library 1 chromosome 8, Cicar.CDCFrontier_v2.0, whole genome shotgun sequence genomic DNA includes:
- the LOC101500611 gene encoding abscisic acid receptor PYL1 codes for the protein MEKADTSTVSTSDQDSDEKHHTQHHLTVPSGLNQHEIDSLIPSITEHHTYLITSGQCSSLLAQRIHAPPETVWSVVRRFDKPQIYKHFIKSCAVKDGFQMTVGCTRDVNVISGLPAATSTERLDLLDEDRRVTGFSITGGEHRLRNYRSVTSVHGYDNGDGEIWTVVLESYIVDVPEGNTEEDTRLFADTVVKLNLQKLASITEEKYRDGDGKSH